AAAGGAGATTCGTTATGAAGAATAATCGCATTTTAGCCCTTTCTGGGAATGATATTTTTAGTGGTGGCGGTTTGTCAGCTGATTTGGCTACCTATACTTTAAATGGTTTGCATGGCTTTGTAGCAGTGACTTGTTTGACGGCTGTGACAGAAAAGGGTTTTGAAGTCTTTCCTACGGACGATACTATTTTTCAACATGAGTTGGATAGTTTGCGTGACGTGGACTTTGCGGGGATCAAGATTGGTCTTCTCCCTACTGTCAGTGTAGCTGAGAAGACACTGGACTTTATCAAGCAACGCCCAGGGGTGCCTGTAGTTCTAGATCCTGTCTTGGTCTGTAAGGAAACGCACGACGTGGCTGTGAGTGAACTCTGTCAAGAATTGATCCGCTTTTTCCCTCATGTTAGCGTGATTACGCCAAATCTCCCTGAAGCAGAATTATTAGCTGGTCAGGAGATTAAAACCTTGGAAGATATGAAGGCTGCAGCGCAGAAATTGCATGAATTAGGAGCGCCAGCAGTTATTATCAAGGGAGGTAATCGCCTTAGTCAGGACAAGGCTGTGGATGTCTTTTATGATGGGCAAACCTTCACTGTCCTAGAAAATCCCGTTATCCAAGGTCAAAATGCTGGTGCAGGTTGTACCTTTGCCTCAAGCATTGCCAGTCACTTGGTTAAAGGTGATGAACTTTTACCAGCAGTAGAGAGCTCTAAGGCTTTCGTTTACCGTGCTATTGCACAAGCAGATCAATATGGAGTAAGACAATATGAAGCAAACCAAAACAACTAAAATCGCCCTTGTATCTCTTTTGACAGCCCTTTCTGTGGTTCTAGGTTATTTCTTAAAAATCCCAACACCAACAGGCATTCTAACTCTCTTAGATGCGGGTGTCTTCTTTGCAGCCTTCTACTTTGGTAGTCGTGAAGGGGCTGTCGTTGGAGGACTAGCAGGTTTCTTGATTGACCTCTTATCAGGCTATCCACAGTGGATGTTCTTTAGCTTGGTAAACCATGGCTTGCAGGGATTTTTCGCAGGATTTAAAGGGAAATCTCAGTGGCTAGGCCTTATCTTAGCTACTATTGCGATGGTAGGAGGCTACGCCTTGGGTTCAACTTTGATGAATGGCTGGGCAGCAGCCCTACCAGAAATCCTACCAAACTTCCTGCAAAATATCGTGGGAATGGTTGTAGGGTTTGTGCTTAGTCAAAGTATTAAGAAAATTAAGTAAAGCGGCTGGAGAAAAGTTCTAAAAATCAGAAAAACGCATAATATCAGGTGTTGAAAAACCTTGATATTATGCGTTTTATTGTGGGAAGATTTTCGAAAAATATTAATCAAAATAAAGCAAATCTTTGCTGGTGCTTGTAAAGAGGTCAAATCCATCCTTAGTGACAACACCGCAGTCTTCGATACGAACACCGACTTTACCAGGGATATAGATACCAGGTTCAACAGAGAAGCACATGCCTTCTTCGATGACCATGTCATTTCCTTCCATGATAGATGGGAATTCGTGGACATCCATACCGATACCGTGACCGAG
Above is a window of Streptococcus oralis subsp. dentisani DNA encoding:
- a CDS encoding ECF transporter S component, which gives rise to MKQTKTTKIALVSLLTALSVVLGYFLKIPTPTGILTLLDAGVFFAAFYFGSREGAVVGGLAGFLIDLLSGYPQWMFFSLVNHGLQGFFAGFKGKSQWLGLILATIAMVGGYALGSTLMNGWAAALPEILPNFLQNIVGMVVGFVLSQSIKKIK
- a CDS encoding bifunctional hydroxymethylpyrimidine kinase/phosphomethylpyrimidine kinase, with translation MKNNRILALSGNDIFSGGGLSADLATYTLNGLHGFVAVTCLTAVTEKGFEVFPTDDTIFQHELDSLRDVDFAGIKIGLLPTVSVAEKTLDFIKQRPGVPVVLDPVLVCKETHDVAVSELCQELIRFFPHVSVITPNLPEAELLAGQEIKTLEDMKAAAQKLHELGAPAVIIKGGNRLSQDKAVDVFYDGQTFTVLENPVIQGQNAGAGCTFASSIASHLVKGDELLPAVESSKAFVYRAIAQADQYGVRQYEANQNN